One genomic segment of Chitinophaga sancti includes these proteins:
- a CDS encoding efflux RND transporter permease subunit, with product MSLPSLSLKRPVFAIVMNIIIVIFGIVGFNFLGVRDFPAIDPPIVNVRTSYAGANSDIIETQITEPLEKSINGIAGIKNISSSSSQGTSNITVEFELGIDLEAATNDVRDKVSQALRNLPPDIDAPPVVSKEDANSDYILSMTLQSNTRNQLEITEYANNVLLERLQTIPGVSSIRILGEKKYAMRLWMDPARLSAYSLTPSDVQAALARENVELPSGKIAGNATELTVRTFGRLNTEEDFNNLIIKNVNSSVIHFRDIGQAVLGPENEETILKESGVPMIALALTPQPGSNYVAITDEFYKRYEQLKKDLPPDLSTNIAIDNTRFIRKSIEEVEETLVVALVLVILIIYLFFRDWLMAFRPLVDIPVSLIAAFFIMYMCDFTINILTLLAIVLATGLVVDDGIVVTENIYKKIEAGMPRMQAAKEGSEEIFFAVIATSITLAFVFLPIVFLQGFVGRLFREFGIVVAGAVLISAFVSLTLTPVLNVKLGRKKHAHSWFYTKTEPFFTWMEDSYQGALEKFMKVRWIATLIILACVAMIYVIFRNLQSELAPIEDRSQFRLSISAPEGTSYDYMERYMDGLTQFMIDSIPEKNIVLTVTAPGFSGGGAVNSGFANVVLTEPTERTRSQKEIVNMVNRNMFRFSEGKVFAIEQQTIQVGRRSGLPVSFVLQHINFDSLTRVLPLFLDEANNDPTFSGVDVDLKFNKPELRILINRDKASELGVSVDDISQTLQLALSNVRYGYFIRNGKQYQVMGQVFRGNRDKPTDLQNFYVRNSRGEAIQLDNVVTISEETSPPIIYHFNRYKSATISAGLAPGKTIGDGIDAMYRIYNDLQKKGVIDDSYNAALSGSSRDYAESGSNTMFALVLALVLIYLVLAAQFESWVDPFIIMLTVPLAFAGALFSLWIFGQTWNIFSQIGVIMLIGLVTKNGILIVEFANHKRDEGLEKTTAAITAATMRLRPILMTSLAMALGALPIAMSLGAAATSRIPLGIVIVGGIVFSLILTLFVIPAMYIFLSRRKPVTEPVND from the coding sequence ATGAGCCTTCCCTCTCTATCGCTCAAACGTCCTGTGTTTGCCATCGTGATGAACATTATCATCGTCATCTTTGGCATCGTAGGCTTCAACTTTCTGGGGGTAAGAGACTTCCCTGCCATAGATCCACCCATTGTAAACGTGCGCACTTCCTATGCAGGCGCCAACTCAGATATTATTGAAACACAGATCACCGAGCCCCTCGAGAAATCTATCAACGGGATAGCCGGTATCAAAAATATATCGTCCAGCAGTAGCCAGGGTACTTCCAATATCACAGTTGAATTTGAACTGGGTATTGACCTCGAAGCGGCTACCAACGATGTGCGTGACAAAGTATCACAGGCTCTCCGTAACCTGCCTCCCGATATCGATGCCCCACCTGTAGTATCCAAAGAAGATGCGAATTCCGACTATATCCTCTCCATGACATTGCAGAGCAATACCCGCAATCAGCTGGAGATCACGGAATATGCGAACAATGTGCTGCTGGAAAGACTCCAGACCATTCCCGGCGTCAGCTCTATCCGTATACTCGGTGAAAAGAAATACGCCATGCGTCTCTGGATGGATCCTGCCCGACTTTCCGCCTACAGCCTCACACCTTCTGATGTACAGGCAGCACTGGCCAGAGAAAACGTAGAACTGCCCTCCGGTAAAATTGCCGGTAATGCGACTGAACTGACCGTACGCACTTTTGGCCGTTTGAATACAGAAGAAGATTTCAATAACCTGATTATTAAAAATGTCAATAGTAGTGTCATTCATTTCAGGGATATTGGTCAGGCAGTATTAGGTCCTGAAAATGAAGAAACGATTCTGAAAGAATCAGGTGTGCCCATGATCGCCCTGGCCCTTACCCCACAACCAGGTTCCAACTATGTAGCCATTACTGACGAATTCTATAAAAGGTATGAGCAGCTGAAAAAAGACCTGCCACCTGATCTGAGCACGAATATCGCGATCGATAACACCCGCTTTATCCGCAAGTCTATCGAAGAAGTGGAAGAAACCCTTGTCGTGGCACTGGTGCTGGTGATCCTCATCATCTATCTCTTCTTCCGCGATTGGCTCATGGCCTTCCGTCCATTGGTGGATATCCCGGTATCCCTCATTGCAGCATTCTTTATTATGTATATGTGTGACTTCACCATTAATATATTGACACTGCTGGCAATCGTACTCGCTACTGGATTGGTAGTGGATGATGGGATCGTGGTCACGGAAAATATCTATAAAAAGATTGAAGCAGGCATGCCACGTATGCAGGCAGCGAAGGAGGGTTCTGAAGAAATCTTCTTTGCCGTTATCGCCACCAGTATCACGCTGGCATTCGTATTCCTGCCCATTGTATTCCTGCAGGGGTTCGTAGGTCGCCTGTTCAGGGAGTTTGGGATCGTGGTAGCGGGAGCAGTGCTCATCTCTGCTTTTGTATCACTCACATTGACACCCGTATTGAATGTGAAGCTGGGTCGTAAAAAGCATGCCCACTCCTGGTTTTATACCAAAACGGAACCTTTCTTTACATGGATGGAAGATAGTTACCAGGGCGCCCTGGAGAAATTCATGAAAGTGCGCTGGATAGCTACCCTGATCATTTTAGCGTGTGTGGCCATGATTTACGTCATATTCCGCAACCTGCAGTCAGAGCTGGCCCCGATTGAAGACCGTAGCCAGTTCCGTCTTTCTATCTCAGCTCCGGAAGGTACTTCTTACGACTATATGGAACGGTACATGGATGGGTTAACCCAGTTTATGATCGATTCCATTCCTGAAAAGAATATCGTACTGACAGTGACGGCACCTGGTTTTAGTGGTGGTGGTGCGGTGAACAGTGGCTTTGCGAATGTGGTGCTCACAGAACCAACTGAGCGAACCCGTTCTCAAAAGGAAATTGTGAACATGGTGAACCGGAATATGTTCAGGTTCTCCGAAGGCAAGGTATTCGCCATCGAACAGCAAACCATTCAGGTAGGTCGTCGTAGTGGTTTGCCGGTATCCTTTGTATTGCAGCATATCAACTTCGATAGTTTAACAAGAGTATTGCCGCTCTTCCTCGATGAGGCGAACAATGATCCAACTTTCTCAGGTGTGGATGTGGACCTGAAGTTCAATAAGCCCGAATTACGTATTCTGATCAATCGTGACAAAGCGAGTGAACTGGGTGTATCTGTGGATGACATCTCACAAACCCTGCAACTTGCTTTGAGTAATGTACGCTATGGTTACTTTATCCGCAATGGTAAGCAGTACCAGGTAATGGGTCAGGTATTCCGTGGCAATCGCGATAAACCTACTGACCTGCAAAACTTCTATGTACGCAATAGCAGGGGAGAGGCTATTCAGCTGGATAATGTAGTAACGATATCTGAAGAAACAAGTCCGCCGATTATTTATCACTTCAATCGTTATAAATCTGCTACTATTTCTGCGGGGCTGGCACCGGGTAAGACAATTGGAGATGGTATCGATGCCATGTACCGGATTTATAATGACCTGCAAAAGAAAGGCGTGATCGACGATTCTTATAATGCAGCATTGTCAGGATCTTCCAGGGACTATGCAGAAAGTGGTTCCAATACCATGTTTGCATTGGTGCTGGCGTTAGTGTTGATCTACCTGGTATTGGCGGCACAGTTTGAGAGCTGGGTCGATCCGTTTATCATTATGCTCACGGTGCCACTGGCATTTGCAGGAGCACTGTTCTCACTGTGGATCTTTGGTCAGACATGGAATATTTTCTCACAGATCGGGGTAATTATGTTGATCGGATTGGTGACGAAGAATGGTATCCTGATCGTAGAGTTTGCGAATCACAAACGGGATGAAGGACTGGAAAAAACAACGGCCGCAATAACAGCGGCGACCATGCGTTTGCGTCCTATTCTGATGACGAGTCTTGCGATGGCATTAGGTGCATTACCAATTGCTATGTCACTGGGAGCAGCTGCCACGAGTCGTATTCCTTTGGGTATTGTGATCGTGGGGGGTATCGTCTTCTCATTGATACTGACCTTATTTGTGATTCCGGCGATGTACATATTCCTGAGCAGAAGAAAACCAGTAACAGAACCAGTAAATGATTGA
- a CDS encoding TolC family protein, which translates to MKRILIFCLLLPAFHLSAQQVLTVEQAIDLALKNNYDIRLAKNDAAIAANDYAYANWAFAPRVNGTASKVWNTTRTKQEFVNGSKRDTSGIHSNNFTGNVTLSWTLFDGLKMFATRQKLEAIRDLGDATLKDQLMTTVANVIASYYAVVQGKQQLHNLSEQLSIADERVKLSDAKFQTGLGPKTDWLQSKVDYNALKASYLRQQTVIDQGKVILNQYMAIEGGNTQYDVQDSIPLNTDLAYGKLRDEMLQRNTSLMVAKQNLQVSELALKESKGDYFPVISFNSGYNFTKVNSNAATNSFSPIFNQNGVLNYGFSATIPIFNGLNVHRQVKNAQLNVSYQQLSLENTRTKVNMALSNAFKDYEYYKTAVDLEDENLGLARENAMVALERFKQGVSTTIEVKEAQQSLEDAYNRLINARYNIKLAETELLRLNGYLIK; encoded by the coding sequence ATGAAACGTATCCTCATATTCTGCCTGTTGCTACCCGCTTTCCATCTATCTGCACAGCAGGTGCTTACGGTGGAGCAGGCAATAGATCTGGCATTAAAAAACAACTATGATATACGGCTGGCAAAGAATGATGCCGCCATTGCAGCTAACGATTACGCCTATGCAAACTGGGCGTTTGCACCGAGGGTGAATGGAACCGCTTCAAAGGTGTGGAATACCACCCGTACCAAACAGGAGTTTGTAAATGGATCCAAGCGGGATACCAGTGGGATCCATAGTAATAACTTCACAGGCAATGTGACCTTGTCATGGACACTCTTTGACGGGTTGAAAATGTTTGCCACCCGGCAAAAGCTGGAGGCGATACGTGACCTGGGAGATGCCACCCTAAAAGATCAGTTGATGACGACTGTCGCCAATGTAATAGCGAGTTATTATGCAGTGGTGCAGGGCAAACAACAACTACATAACCTCTCGGAGCAATTGTCTATTGCAGATGAAAGAGTGAAATTGTCTGATGCAAAATTTCAGACAGGGTTAGGACCAAAGACCGATTGGTTGCAATCAAAAGTAGATTACAATGCATTGAAAGCGTCTTACCTGCGGCAACAGACGGTGATCGATCAGGGCAAAGTGATACTGAACCAGTACATGGCGATAGAAGGTGGGAATACACAGTACGACGTTCAGGATAGCATTCCATTAAACACAGATCTTGCCTATGGTAAACTGAGAGATGAGATGTTACAACGCAATACCAGTCTGATGGTGGCAAAACAAAACCTACAGGTTTCCGAGCTGGCGCTGAAAGAAAGTAAAGGAGATTATTTCCCTGTTATCAGCTTCAATTCCGGTTACAACTTTACAAAGGTAAATTCGAATGCAGCGACCAACTCATTCAGTCCTATCTTCAACCAGAATGGCGTATTGAATTATGGTTTCTCTGCCACGATTCCCATTTTCAATGGATTGAATGTACATCGTCAGGTAAAGAATGCGCAGCTGAATGTAAGCTATCAGCAGCTCTCGCTGGAAAATACCCGCACGAAGGTAAATATGGCGCTAAGTAATGCATTCAAGGATTACGAATATTACAAGACAGCGGTAGACCTGGAGGATGAGAATTTAGGGTTGGCGCGGGAAAATGCGATGGTTGCTTTAGAACGGTTCAAACAAGGGGTATCTACAACGATTGAAGTGAAAGAGGCGCAACAAAGCCTGGAAGATGCATATAACAGGTTAATCAATGCACGATACAATATCAAACTCGCAGAAACAGAATTACTCCGCCTCAATGGCTATTTAATAAAGTAA
- a CDS encoding carboxypeptidase-like regulatory domain-containing protein: MPRRIKTLPTWLGALFFSLFFCLQHASAQVRVSGLITDIDNRQGIPNVSIINKKTRTGALGSESGRFEIDAMPGDTLEFSMLTYEKKYVAVPSSSMFINVYMTKRIIDIQRVDVRGRNYVKDSAATRQEYAKYFGYKKPGAMDVLKTLPSHPITALTYLVPSKTRKRNEHFKEQLVYWEKEKYIDNRYSPELVERMTHLNGTELDSFMMRYRPGYQFMQDATEYDLMVYIKNSYAQYQKDKATGNLPPVKKEEEQE; the protein is encoded by the coding sequence ATGCCTAGACGAATTAAAACGCTTCCCACCTGGCTTGGAGCACTATTTTTTAGCCTGTTTTTCTGTCTGCAGCACGCAAGTGCGCAGGTCAGAGTGTCGGGTCTAATCACAGACATTGACAATAGACAGGGTATTCCAAATGTTAGTATCATCAACAAAAAGACAAGAACAGGTGCCTTAGGAAGTGAGAGTGGACGTTTTGAAATTGATGCGATGCCGGGAGATACCCTGGAGTTTTCCATGTTAACGTATGAAAAGAAATATGTAGCAGTACCTTCTTCTTCTATGTTTATTAATGTTTATATGACTAAGAGGATCATCGATATTCAACGGGTAGATGTGAGGGGAAGGAACTATGTGAAGGATTCGGCGGCTACGAGGCAGGAATATGCGAAGTATTTTGGTTATAAGAAACCTGGGGCGATGGATGTGTTGAAAACATTGCCGTCGCACCCGATCACGGCGTTGACATACCTGGTGCCTAGTAAGACGAGGAAGCGGAATGAACACTTTAAGGAACAGTTGGTGTATTGGGAGAAGGAAAAGTATATAGATAACAGGTATAGTCCGGAATTGGTGGAGAGGATGACGCATTTGAACGGGACTGAGTTAGATAGTTTTATGATGAGGTATAGGCCGGGGTATCAGTTTATGCAGGATGCGACGGAGTATGATTTGATGGTGTATATAAAGAATAGTTATGCACAGTATCAGAAGGATAAGGCGACGGGGAATTTGCCGCCGGTGAAGAAGGAGGAGGAGCAGGAATAA